Within Burkholderia diffusa, the genomic segment CGGCGGGCCACTTCATCGAGTGTCGCCATCCGTTGCTCACTATATGAGACGTTGATCCAATATTTGCTTCACCCACCGAAGCGGCGCACTATCGCCGCACACCCTGCCGCCCGACCAACGGGCGCGACTCGGCCGCGATCGCTATCGGCGCTTTTTTTGATCGCGATGGTTAAGCGCTTAAGCATCGACGAAAGCGCATTAGAACATGGAGCGGAGACAATGGCGAGCATCTCGATGCGGCGCGTGCAGAAAGCCTACGGCGAGCACGCGCCGGTCATTCGCGACGTCGATCTGGAGATCGGCGCACACGAGTTCTGCGTGTTCCTCGGTCCGTCCGGCTGCGGCAAGTCGACCCTGCTGCGGATGATCGCGGGCCTCGAGGATCTGAGCGACGGCGAGCTTTCGATCGACGGCCGCCGCGTCGACGACGTACCGGCCGCCGAGCGCGGCGTCGCGATGGTGTTCCAGAGCTACGCGCTGTTTCCGCACATGACGGTCTACGAGAACATGGCGTTCGGGCTGAAGCTCGCGCGCGTGCCGAAGGCCGAGATCGACCGGAAGGTGCGCGACGCCGCGCGGATCCTGCAGCTCGACACGCTGCTCGAGCGCAAGCCGAAGGCACTATCCGGCGGCCAGCGGCAGCGCGTCGCGATCGGCCGCGCGATCGTGCGCGAGCCCGGCGTGTTCCTGTTCGACGAACCGTTGTCGAACCTCGACGCGGCGTTGCGCGGCCAGACCCGCATCGAGATTGCGAAGCTGCACCGGCAGTTCGAACGCGCGAGCGTCGTCTACGTGACGCACGACCAGACCGAGGCGATGACGCTCGCCGACAAGATCGTGCTGCTGCACGCCGGCGCGGATACCGCGCAGCATGGCAGCATCGCGCAGGTCGGTGCGCCGCTCGACCTCTATCACCATCCGGCGAGCCGCTTCGTCGCCGGCTTCATCGGCTCGCCGCGGATGAACTTCCTGCCGGCCGTCGTCGCTGCCTGCGACGCGCAACGCACGACCGTCACCGTCGTGCCGTCCGGCGAAACCTTCACGCTGCCGCGCGACGGCTCAGCCCTTGCGCCGGGCGCGGCGGTGACGCTCGGCATCCGCCCCGAACACCTGACCCTCGGTGCCGCGCACGACGCGACCACACTGGCGCGCGACGTCGTGCTCGTCGAGCGCCTCGGCGAGCAAACCTACGTGCACGTCGATCAGCCCGGCGGCACGCCGCTGATCGCGAAGGTCCCCGGCGATGCGCCGCTGCGTCGCGGCGAACGCGTGCACGCGCATGCGCCGGCCGCCGCCTGTCATCTCTTCACCGAAGACGGCCGCGCGGTGCCCGCGTGCGCCGACCTTCCCGTCCACCACTACGCATAAGGATCGGCATGCGCCTCGGAGTCTGTTACTACCCGGAACACTGGCCGGAATCGATGTGGGCCGACGACGCCCGCCGGATGAAGGCACTCGGCATCGCGCAGGTGCGGATCGCCGAATTCGCGTGGAGCCGCATCGAGCCGTCGCCGGGCGAATACGACTGGGGCTGGCTCGACCGCGCGGTCGACGTGCTCGGCGCGGCCGGTCTCGAGATCGTGATGTGCACGCCCACCGCGACGCCGCCGAAGTGGCTCGTCGACCGTCACCCCGACATCCTCGCGATCGGCGCGGACGGCCGGCCGCGCACGTTCGGTTCGCGCCGCCACTACGACTTTTCGTCGCCGACTTATCTCGAAGCGTCGCGCCGCATCTGCTCGGCGGTGGCCGAACGCTACGGCCGCCACCCGGCCGTGCGCTACTGGCAGACCGACAACGAGCTCGGTTGCCACCAGACGGTCGTCAGTTATTCGCCCGCCGCGCTCGTGCGTTTTCGCGCATGGCTGCAGGCGCGCTACGGCACGATCGACGCGCTGAACCGCGCGTGGGGTACCGTGTTCTGGAGCATGGAGTACCGGCATTTCGATGAAGTCGACGCGCCGGTCGGCACCGTGACCGAAGCGCATCCGTCGCACCGCCTCGACTACCGGCGCTTCGCGTCGGACGAGCTCGCGCGCTATCACCGGATGCAGGTCGCCGTGATCCGCACGCATTCGCCGGGCCGGCCCGTCGCGCACAATTTCATGCAGCTCTTCACCGAGTTCGACCATTACGAAGTGGCGCGCGACCTCGACGTTGCGACGTGGGACAGCTATCCGCTCGGCGCGCTGGAAGAGCAATGGTTCGCCCCCGACGTGAAGGCGCGCTGGCTGCGCACCGGCCATCCGGATTTCGCGTCGTTCAATCACGATCTCTATCGCGGAATGTCGAAGCTGCCGTTCTGGGTGATGGAGCAGCAGCCGGGGCCCGTGAACTGGGCGCATTGGAACCCCGCGCCGCTGCCGGGCATGGTGCGCCTGTGGAGCTGGGAAGCGTTCGCGCACGGCGCCGGCTGCGTGTCGTACTTCCGCTGGCGTCAGGCGCCGTTCGCGCAGGAGCAGATGCATGCGGGCCTCCACACGCCGGACGATCGGCTCGACGAAGGCGGCCGCGAAGCGCAGCGCGTCGCACGCGAGATCGCGGCCGTGCTCGACGCCGGCGCCGACGCGAACGGCGCGGTGCGCGCCCCCGTCGCGCTCGTGTTCGACTACGAAGCGAAGTGGCTGTTCGAAGTGCAGCCGCAGGGCGCCGATTTCCACTACCCGCGCTTTGCGTTCGAGTACTACTCGGCGCTGCGTTCGCTGGGCCTCGACGTCGACATCGTTTCCGCGCACGCACCGCTCGACGGCTATCGGCTTGTCGTCGTGCCGCCGCTGCCGATCGTGCCGGACGACTTCGCGGCACGGCTCGCCGCCTCGGGCGCGCATGCGGTGTTCGGCCCGCGCACCGGCTCGAAGACTGTCGATCTGCGGATTCCGCCGGCACTGCCGCCCGGCCCGCTTGCCTCAATCCTGCCGGTGCGCGTATGGCGCGTCGAATCGCTGCGGCCGAACGTGACCGAGCGGATCGACGGCACGTTGCACGACGGCGCACCGCTCACCGGCGACGCACGTCACTGGCGCGACCTCGTCGAGCTGAACGACGACGATGTGCACAGCGTCGTGCGCGCGCGCTTCGCCGACGGCCATCCGGCCTGGGTGTCGCACGGCACGCTGCACTACTGGGCCGCGCTGTTCGACGATGCCACCACCGCGCGCCTGTTCGCCGACGTCGCAGTCGAAGCCGGCCTGACACCGTCGCCGCTCGGTGACGGCGTGCGCGTAAGCCGGCGCGGCGGCCTGACCTACGTATTCAACTACGGCAGCACGCCGCACACGATCGATGCGGTGCAGCCGTCCGCGTTCGTGGTCGGCGCCGCGCAGGTCGAGCGGCAAGGCGTCGCCGTGTACCGAAGCCGTTCGTAGCAACCGCCCCCGGCGCGCGACGCGCCGGTCAAGCACAACGACACACAGGAATGGAGACACACATGACACATCGCCCCCTTCGCGTCGCCGCCCGGCTTGCGACCGCCGCCGCCATCGCGTTCGCTTCGTTCGGCGCCGCGGCGCCGGCCAACGCGGGCACGCTGACGATCAACATCGCGTTCAAGGGCGCCAGCCAGCGCGCGGTCTGGCAGTCGACGCTCGAGGCGTTCCACAAGGCGCATCCCGACATCGACGTGAAGCCCACCTTCGTCGACGAGGAAGCGTACAAGGTGCAGCTTCCCGCGTGGCTCACGACCGTCGCACCCGACGTCGTGAACTGGCACGCCGGCGAACGCATGGCGTATTACGCGAGGCGCGGGCTGTTCGAGGGCCTGAGCGGCGACTGGAAGAAGAACGGCTGGGACGCGATGTACGCGTCGACGCGCGACGCATCGTCGTACAACGGCAAGCAGTACGCGGCGCCGACCGTCTACTACTCGTGGGGGCTGTTCTACCGCAAGGACCTGTTCCGCAAGGTCGGCATCGCCGACGAGCCGAAGACCTGGGACCAGTTCCTCGACGCATGCAAGAAGCTGAAGGCGGCCGGCATCACGCCGATTGCGATCGGCGGCCGCGACGCGTGGACGCTCGCCGGCTGGTTCGACTATCTCGACCTGCGCCTGAACGGCAATGCGTTCCACCAGCAGCTGATGGCCGGCGACGTGCCGTACACCGACCCGCGCGTGAAGAAGGTCTACACGACGTGGAAATCGCTGATCGATTCGGGCTACTTCATCGACAACGCGCTGTCCTACGATCTCGACGGCGCGCAGCCGTTCCTGTTCCAGGGCAAGGCCGCGATGATGCTGATGGGCACCTTCATCGCGGCGGGCTTTCCGCCGAACGTGAAGCAGGAAATGGGCTACTACCGCTTCCCGATCATCGACCCGAAGGTGCCGACCGCGGAGGACGGGCCGGTCGAATCGCTGCACATCCCGACGAAGGCGAAGAACAAGGCCGACGCGCATACGTTCCTCGCGTTCGTCGAAACGCCCGAAATAGGCGCGAAGCTCGCGGAAGGGCTCGGCTCGCTGTCGGCCAACAGCAAGTCGCCGGAACCGGCCGATCCGATCTCGCGAATCGGCTTCCGGATCCTCGCCGACACCCGCGGCGGCGTCGCTCAGTTCTACGACCGCGACATGACGAAGGAAATGGCCGACGAAGGGATGAAGGGGATGCAGCAGTTCCTCGCGAATCCTGCGCAGCTCGACACCGTGCTCGCGCAACTCGAGCAGACCCGCAAGCGGATCTACAAGAAGTAACCGCACGACCCCGGCGGCGGCCCCGTGCCGCCGCGTCCGCCCAGGAGGCTTGCCGTGTCCAGTCCGATCACGTCCAGACCCGTCGAAACACCTGTCGCACCGGCCGCCGCGCCGCCGGCCGGCAGGTCGCCCGCCGCGCTGCGCGCGCGCCGCCCGTCGCCGGCCGTGCGGCGGCAACGGCGCGCCGCGTGGCTCTTTCTCGCGCCAGCGTGCGCCATGGTTGCCGTCTATGTGATCTGGCCGATCCTGTCGACGCTGTGGCTGAGCCTTTGCAACTGGGACGGGATGACCGAGCGCACGTTCGTCGGTCTCGCCAACTACGCCGAGCTGCTGCACGCGCCGACGTTCTACACCGCGCTGCGCAACAACGTGATCTGGCTCGCGCTGTTCATGCTCGCGCCGCCGCTCGGCCTCGCGCTCGCGCTGTACCTGAACCAGGCGGTGGCCGGCATCCGGCTCGTGAAGTCGCTGTTCTTCGCGCCGTTCGTGTTGTCGGGCGTGGTCGTCGGCCTGATCTTCTCGTGGTTCTACGATCCGACCTTCGGGCTGCTCGCGTTGATTGCCGGACACGGAATTCCGGTACTCGGCGATGCGCGCTACGCGACGTTCGGCATCGTATTCGCCGCGCTGTGGCCTCAAACCGCGTATTGCATGATCCTGTACCTCACCGGCCTCACGTCGGTGAACCCGGAACAGATCGAAGCGGCGCGGATGGAAGGCGCGCGCGGCTTCGCGCTGCTGTGGCACGTCGTGCTGCCGCAGTTGCGACCCACCACGTTCATGGCGATCGTCGTCACGGTGATCGGCGCGTTGCGCAGCTTCGACCTGATCTCGGTGATGACGGGCGGCGGCCCGTTCGAGAGCTCCACCGTGCTCGCGTATTACATGTACGACCAGGCGATCAAGTACTACCGGCTCGGCTATTCCGCGGCGATCGCGGTCGTGCTGTTCGCGATCATGCTCGTCTACATCGTGTTCCAGTTGCGCCGCATGCTGCGCAACGAGCAGTGACATTCCGGGGATGCCTTCATCATGTTTCCGACACCCGTTGCCCACTGGAAGCCGGTCTCGCGCCGGCTGTACAAGCTGTCGCTGCCCGTCGCGCTGGTGATCTGGCTGCTGCCGATGATCGCGGTGTTCGTCACGTCGGTGCGCTCGACCGAGGAACTGGTCGAAGGCCACTATTGGGGCTGGCCGCGACACTTCTCGATGATCGAGAACTATCGCGACGCGCTGACCACGTCGCCGATGCTGCATTACTTCTGGAACAGCGTGCAGATCACGGTGCCGTCGGTGCTCGGGTCGATCGCGCTGGCCGCGATGGCCGGGTTCGCGCTGGCGACTTACCGATTTCGCGGGAATGCCGCGTTGTTCGGCACGTTCGTCGCGGGGAACTTCGTGCCCGTGCAGGTGCTGATGATTCCCGTGCGGGATCTGTCGCTCAGGCTTGGGGTATTCAATACGGTCGAAGCGTTGATTCTCTTTCACGTCGCGTTTCAGACGGGGTTCTGTACGCTGTTTCTGCGCAATTTCATCAAGCAGTTGCCGTTCGAGCTGATCGAGGCGGCGCGGATCGAGGGCGCGGGGGAGTGGACGGTGTTCTGGCGGATCGTGTTGCCGCTG encodes:
- a CDS encoding ABC transporter ATP-binding protein — encoded protein: MASISMRRVQKAYGEHAPVIRDVDLEIGAHEFCVFLGPSGCGKSTLLRMIAGLEDLSDGELSIDGRRVDDVPAAERGVAMVFQSYALFPHMTVYENMAFGLKLARVPKAEIDRKVRDAARILQLDTLLERKPKALSGGQRQRVAIGRAIVREPGVFLFDEPLSNLDAALRGQTRIEIAKLHRQFERASVVYVTHDQTEAMTLADKIVLLHAGADTAQHGSIAQVGAPLDLYHHPASRFVAGFIGSPRMNFLPAVVAACDAQRTTVTVVPSGETFTLPRDGSALAPGAAVTLGIRPEHLTLGAAHDATTLARDVVLVERLGEQTYVHVDQPGGTPLIAKVPGDAPLRRGERVHAHAPAAACHLFTEDGRAVPACADLPVHHYA
- a CDS encoding beta-galactosidase; its protein translation is MRLGVCYYPEHWPESMWADDARRMKALGIAQVRIAEFAWSRIEPSPGEYDWGWLDRAVDVLGAAGLEIVMCTPTATPPKWLVDRHPDILAIGADGRPRTFGSRRHYDFSSPTYLEASRRICSAVAERYGRHPAVRYWQTDNELGCHQTVVSYSPAALVRFRAWLQARYGTIDALNRAWGTVFWSMEYRHFDEVDAPVGTVTEAHPSHRLDYRRFASDELARYHRMQVAVIRTHSPGRPVAHNFMQLFTEFDHYEVARDLDVATWDSYPLGALEEQWFAPDVKARWLRTGHPDFASFNHDLYRGMSKLPFWVMEQQPGPVNWAHWNPAPLPGMVRLWSWEAFAHGAGCVSYFRWRQAPFAQEQMHAGLHTPDDRLDEGGREAQRVAREIAAVLDAGADANGAVRAPVALVFDYEAKWLFEVQPQGADFHYPRFAFEYYSALRSLGLDVDIVSAHAPLDGYRLVVVPPLPIVPDDFAARLAASGAHAVFGPRTGSKTVDLRIPPALPPGPLASILPVRVWRVESLRPNVTERIDGTLHDGAPLTGDARHWRDLVELNDDDVHSVVRARFADGHPAWVSHGTLHYWAALFDDATTARLFADVAVEAGLTPSPLGDGVRVSRRGGLTYVFNYGSTPHTIDAVQPSAFVVGAAQVERQGVAVYRSRS
- a CDS encoding ABC transporter substrate-binding protein, whose amino-acid sequence is MTHRPLRVAARLATAAAIAFASFGAAAPANAGTLTINIAFKGASQRAVWQSTLEAFHKAHPDIDVKPTFVDEEAYKVQLPAWLTTVAPDVVNWHAGERMAYYARRGLFEGLSGDWKKNGWDAMYASTRDASSYNGKQYAAPTVYYSWGLFYRKDLFRKVGIADEPKTWDQFLDACKKLKAAGITPIAIGGRDAWTLAGWFDYLDLRLNGNAFHQQLMAGDVPYTDPRVKKVYTTWKSLIDSGYFIDNALSYDLDGAQPFLFQGKAAMMLMGTFIAAGFPPNVKQEMGYYRFPIIDPKVPTAEDGPVESLHIPTKAKNKADAHTFLAFVETPEIGAKLAEGLGSLSANSKSPEPADPISRIGFRILADTRGGVAQFYDRDMTKEMADEGMKGMQQFLANPAQLDTVLAQLEQTRKRIYKK
- a CDS encoding carbohydrate ABC transporter permease, translated to MSSPITSRPVETPVAPAAAPPAGRSPAALRARRPSPAVRRQRRAAWLFLAPACAMVAVYVIWPILSTLWLSLCNWDGMTERTFVGLANYAELLHAPTFYTALRNNVIWLALFMLAPPLGLALALYLNQAVAGIRLVKSLFFAPFVLSGVVVGLIFSWFYDPTFGLLALIAGHGIPVLGDARYATFGIVFAALWPQTAYCMILYLTGLTSVNPEQIEAARMEGARGFALLWHVVLPQLRPTTFMAIVVTVIGALRSFDLISVMTGGGPFESSTVLAYYMYDQAIKYYRLGYSAAIAVVLFAIMLVYIVFQLRRMLRNEQ
- a CDS encoding carbohydrate ABC transporter permease; the encoded protein is MFPTPVAHWKPVSRRLYKLSLPVALVIWLLPMIAVFVTSVRSTEELVEGHYWGWPRHFSMIENYRDALTTSPMLHYFWNSVQITVPSVLGSIALAAMAGFALATYRFRGNAALFGTFVAGNFVPVQVLMIPVRDLSLRLGVFNTVEALILFHVAFQTGFCTLFLRNFIKQLPFELIEAARIEGAGEWTVFWRIVLPLIRPALAALAILVFTFVWNDYFWALCLTQGDEAAPITAGVAALKGQWTTSWNLVSAGSILAALPSVAMFFAMQKHFVAGLTFGATKG